CTCCTCGCGCGGCACGGAGCCGGAAGCGTCCGAGCAGATGGACCGAGAAGAGCAGGTCAAGACCCCTGGCGCGGCACAGCTGGCACACTTTGGGGCGATTCTGGGTCAATTGTGTCATTTTGAGCTCCCTTTCTGTGCATTATGAATCACCCGCTATGGATTTTGCTCTTCACGGAACTTgacgagatgttttttttttttcttctgccgtCTCCAAAAGCCTCAGACACGTCAGCCGAACAGAGTGGACGCCGAGAGTCCCCGTCAGCGCCTGGAGACCGCCTCGCTGGGACCCGGGGACGCGTGGGACCATTTCCAGTTGTGCGGCGCCAGCCTTCGGATTAAAGACTTGGACTTCTCAGACCtcctggaggaggaggacctggaCGTTCTGGACACCACAGACTTTTCCTGCCTTTCAGCACCACTGGAGCGgttacctcctcctcctccgcaccTTCCAGGCagtctggctcctcctcctcctccaccaccgctACCCGGCGctccagctcctcctcctcccccgccgtcggggacaaagaagaagaagacggtcAAGTTATTCTGGCGCGAACTGAAGCAGACGGAGACGCCGGCCAAGTGCCGCTTCGGACGGGGCACCCTGTGgacgtcactggacaaggtccaagtggacatggggaagctggagcacctctttgagtccagggccaaagagacgccatgggccaaggtAAGCCGGGACGACCGTCGCCGACGTTTGGTGGGGGGGCCCCTTTGACCGCGGGGGTGGCATGCGCGCAgtaagcgccagagagcaaaaagtccgagatcctggttctggactccaagcggagcaccgccatcaacatcgggatgatggtcctgcccgccgttcacgtcatcaagagcgccatcctcaactttgacgactttgccatcagcaaggagggtgtggaggtaTGAAAGCATCTCAACCCCCCCAAATGCTCCCCCACCCTAGATCAGCCGGCCCAATTGGCTTTTGTCCTCTCGGGAgcagaagatcctgagcatgacgcccacagaggaggagaagcagaagatccgcgaggctcgctcggccaatcccgacgttcccctggggacggccgaggaattcctctcgggcctggcttccgtcagcgccttgaccccccgcctgcagctgtggtctttcaagctcaactatgaggcactcgagcaggtgAAAATCAGCCGCGGACTAGGCGGGGGGGTTAACCCGAGTCTGTGGCGACTGCACCGTGGATCCTTGACCCGTGTGGTATTTTCAAATACAtggaactattttatttttatttttttacaaattcaaaCAAGACAACGCTCCgtcgactaaaaaaaaaaatacatctattaGAAGATGACCATTTTTGTTCATCCGATCATTGTACGACTGCAAAGTGACGTATATCGTCACGGCCAAAAAAAGATGGCCTTGGAAGGGCAACTTtcccatgttttctttttgagccATCCGCTTTTGTTAAAATGATCAGATAGCCAATAGCACAGGGATAGGAAGGGGTGTCCAAAGCGGCCACAACGCAAAGGGCCACAAGAATGGCCGCAGGACCTCGGCGGAGCGGGCAAAGAAAGTCCCATTGATGTttcaggagatcgccgagcccctgtttgacctgaagttgggcatggagcagctggccggcaaccggaccttcaagaagatcctggccacgctgctggccgtggggaacttcctcaacggctCCGAGGTGagtgcg
Above is a window of Stigmatopora nigra isolate UIUO_SnigA chromosome 11, RoL_Snig_1.1, whole genome shotgun sequence DNA encoding:
- the LOC144203913 gene encoding FH1/FH2 domain-containing protein 3-like, whose product is MNSLAVLDGRSCPILLMWEGIPELPAVRRQISTLSDDRKFLLDMLFSKASAAGRDDGQLGAGVPARFSVSTEEAGAPDEDVAAPDKDVTSSRGTEPEASEQMDREEQPQTRQPNRVDAESPRQRLETASLGPGDAWDHFQLCGASLRIKDLDFSDLLEEEDLDVLDTTDFSCLSAPLERLPPPPPHLPGSLAPPPPPPPLPGAPAPPPPPPSGTKKKKTVKLFWRELKQTETPAKCRFGRGTLWTSLDKVQVDMGKLEHLFESRAKETPWAKVSRDDRRRRLVGGPL